GGGCAAACCGTAACCGTAAACACGGTTGCAGATAGGTCTAGTCTAAATACCATAACCATTCCTCTAAAGACTGCCGAGGATACCACGAGTTTCTTGCTCATTTCCAATTCTGCCTCGGACGATAATGGCGCAGAAACAGGGAATATTGATACGGTAAATTTTTCGTATTCCAGATTAGAAGATTTTAAATCCCGTGCCTGCGGTTTTGTTATCAATTATGATAACCTAGATGCAAATTTAACGACGGACGCGGACAATTGGATACAAGGAATAGAAATTACGCAGACCCAAATTATTAACGCAGACTCTACACATGTCAAAATCTTTCATTAGCACCTTTTTATTCTTCAGCTTTATAACGGTTTTTGGCCAGAGCAAACCTATTGATACAAAGCCAAAAGATACTGTGGTGTACGAGCAATCCTATGGTCTGCGGGCAGGTATAGATTTAAGCCGGCTGATCTTAACCAGTTTAGATGATAATTATACAGGTTTTGAAATTGTTGCCGATTATAGGCTTACCCAAAAACTATACATTGCTGCTGAACTTGGAAACGAAAAAAGGACAAAACAAGAAGACCTTTACAACTTTACGACATCGGGCAGCTATATAAAAATTGGAGTGGACAATAATACCTATGCCAACTGGTACGGAGAGCAGAACTCAGTTTTTATGGGAGCTAGACTTGCCTTTAGCACATTTGAGAACACTCTGAACAATTATCAACTTTTTGACTCTAACCGGTACTGGAACCCCGAGGGTTTTGCGCCAGGCTCAAATGAACCAGAACAGTTTAGCGGTCTCAATGCCGCCTGGATAGAAGCACTATTCGGAACTAA
This genomic window from Maribacter sp. MJ134 contains:
- a CDS encoding DUF6048 family protein — protein: MSKSFISTFLFFSFITVFGQSKPIDTKPKDTVVYEQSYGLRAGIDLSRLILTSLDDNYTGFEIVADYRLTQKLYIAAELGNEKRTKQEDLYNFTTSGSYIKIGVDNNTYANWYGEQNSVFMGARLAFSTFENTLNNYQLFDSNRYWNPEGFAPGSNEPEQFSGLNAAWIEALFGTKIELFSNIFLGASVRLGFLFTDAQDGRFPLLWVPGFNKVTWDSKFGVGYNYSISYFLPLYKKKNRAKKKIEELENEEE
- a CDS encoding DUF6452 family protein, which codes for MKIFRIAFFTLLCFIAFASCEKDDICVEGDTPLMVIEFYNIDDTTALKNVTALRVVGQGQTVTVNTVADRSSLNTITIPLKTAEDTTSFLLISNSASDDNGAETGNIDTVNFSYSRLEDFKSRACGFVINYDNLDANLTTDADNWIQGIEITQTQIINADSTHVKIFH